In Desulfobacterales bacterium, the genomic window AATCTATATTTAAAGAAATAATATCTTCAGGTTCATCCACAATAATTCCTGCTAAATGATTTATATCTTTTGTCATCAATATTTTAGGTGATTGATATATAATATTTCTATTATAAAAATCAATTCTTTCATGAAGCCAAAAAATACTTGAATCTGTTTTTTCGCTTTCATCATAATTTACCATTGCATCTAATTGATCAGTACTAACTCCGAATTTTATATTCATTATTTTAAATATCAATATATTTATTTCTTGCCCTGTATAATTCATTTTTTCACGATTTTTCCAAATATCTTACCTATATCTAAAATAGTAACATTTTTATTATTATACATAATTTCTCCGGCTACAAAGCTTTTTATTTTTTCGTCAAGGGTTTCCAAAGGCGGTTTTATTGATGAAATAGGCACATCCAAAACATCTTCAATTGTATCGACTAATACTCCAGAGCTTATTCCGTCCTTTGATACTAAAGCTATAAATGACTCCTCGTTTTTAGAAGTAATATTTAATAATCTATGTATGTTTAAAACAGCTTCAATATCTCCTCGAACATTTATAACACCTTTTATAAAATCAGGAGTCCCGGGCACAAAGGTAGTATCTTTAAAGGGAAGTATTTCCTTAACGTATTCTCCTAAAAAACCATAAAGCTCAGATGACAAAGTAAA contains:
- a CDS encoding chemotaxis protein CheW, translated to MNKTDVLISEIKNRRTKEKIVEVDEKKSIIMIFTLSSELYGFLGEYVKEILPFKDTTFVPGTPDFIKGVINVRGDIEAVLNIHRLLNITSKNEESFIALVSKDGISSGVLVDTIEDVLDVPISSIKPPLETLDEKIKSFVAGEIMYNNKNVTILDIGKIFGKIVKK